The following proteins come from a genomic window of Paenibacillus swuensis:
- a CDS encoding RluA family pseudouridine synthase, with amino-acid sequence MSTFQPTGYYKPLIYEVSADEEGMLLRTIMHQRMHISRKLTSHLKQTEYGILLNGERVYINVKVSAGDRVEIRMEEEISEDILPQEMPLQILYEDEHLLMMNKQAGIIVHPTHGHYTNTLANGIVHYWQSKGERVRFRPIHRLDQETSGVLAIAKNPWVHQHVSEQMIAGEVEKLYLAVVYGCPPLKAGTVQAPIDRDAEQPHLRVVTPAGTGYDAITHYETVKTYGPLTLVRLRLETGRTHQIRVHMKYLGCPLIGDKMYIDHQYQSLMQSMEGRISRHALHAERLSFKHPVTAERMVFTAPLPDDLKHLLSELDHE; translated from the coding sequence ATGAGCACTTTTCAACCAACGGGCTATTATAAACCATTGATCTATGAAGTTTCCGCGGACGAAGAGGGGATGCTGCTGCGCACCATTATGCATCAACGCATGCATATTTCGAGGAAGCTGACATCGCATTTGAAGCAAACGGAGTACGGCATTCTTCTGAACGGAGAGCGGGTCTACATTAACGTAAAGGTTTCGGCTGGCGACCGGGTGGAAATCCGGATGGAGGAAGAAATTTCAGAAGATATACTTCCTCAGGAAATGCCGCTGCAAATCCTTTACGAGGATGAGCATCTGCTGATGATGAACAAGCAAGCGGGAATCATAGTCCATCCGACACATGGTCATTATACCAATACGCTTGCCAATGGAATTGTGCATTACTGGCAGAGCAAGGGCGAGAGGGTTCGCTTTCGTCCGATACACCGGTTGGATCAGGAAACTTCCGGAGTTCTTGCGATAGCGAAAAACCCTTGGGTGCACCAGCATGTTTCAGAACAAATGATTGCGGGTGAGGTGGAGAAGCTTTACCTGGCTGTCGTTTACGGATGTCCGCCCCTGAAGGCAGGAACAGTTCAGGCGCCGATCGACCGGGACGCCGAGCAACCTCACCTTCGGGTGGTTACGCCTGCGGGAACGGGATATGATGCCATTACTCACTATGAAACCGTGAAAACTTATGGTCCGCTGACATTGGTTCGCTTACGGCTTGAAACCGGGCGTACCCATCAAATTCGAGTACATATGAAATATCTCGGTTGTCCTTTGATCGGGGACAAAATGTATATTGATCATCAATATCAGTCTCTTATGCAATCGATGGAAGGGCGTATTTCACGACATGCTCTTCATGCGGAGAGGCTGAGCTTCAAGCATCCCGTTACGGCAGAGCGCATGGTATTCACGGCGCCGTTACCGGACGATTTAAAACATCTGTTGAGTGAACTTGATCATGAATAG
- a CDS encoding cob(I)yrinic acid a,c-diamide adenosyltransferase gives MNIYTRTGDGGMTSVIGGRVAKDDRQVEAYGTIDELNCFVGQAISLLDGERFHDLREHLTEIQNELFDCGSDLAFARPEGKEFKVRADMVTRLEEWIDRYDAENPDITRFILPGGTGAASVLHVCRTVCRRAERRVVTLAAGQPINEEVRKYLNRLSDLFFVVARTANARTGVADIEYIRSAEVFRKKS, from the coding sequence GTGAACATATATACAAGGACCGGAGATGGCGGCATGACCTCTGTCATTGGCGGCAGAGTGGCCAAGGATGATCGGCAAGTCGAGGCCTACGGCACGATTGACGAATTGAATTGTTTTGTGGGACAAGCCATCAGTTTGTTGGATGGTGAACGTTTCCATGACTTAAGAGAGCATCTCACTGAAATCCAGAATGAGTTGTTCGATTGCGGTTCGGATCTTGCTTTCGCGCGGCCTGAAGGCAAGGAATTCAAGGTGAGAGCGGACATGGTCACACGCCTGGAAGAATGGATCGACCGCTACGATGCGGAGAATCCGGACATTACCCGGTTTATCCTGCCCGGGGGAACAGGCGCCGCTTCGGTTCTGCACGTATGCCGTACGGTATGCCGCAGAGCGGAACGGCGCGTCGTTACTTTAGCAGCTGGACAACCCATCAATGAAGAGGTTCGGAAATACCTCAACAGACTTTCCGATCTGTTTTTCGTGGTGGCCCGCACCGCCAACGCGCGTACAGGCGTGGCCGACATTGAATATATCCGGAGTGCAGAGGTGTTTCGCAAGAAATCATGA
- a CDS encoding GNAT family protein, whose translation MNGSITIGFEHQPPTKQAYAELQRVAGGTDIVQEEQAWKSILDQSRCTVSAYDNGQLIGFGRVSLEDSTGITNSMVSLVDPTYAHKGVDQTIRKLLQAECFTERLAVQKSSR comes from the coding sequence ATGAACGGAAGCATTACCATCGGGTTTGAACATCAGCCGCCTACAAAGCAAGCCTATGCTGAATTACAGCGTGTTGCGGGAGGTACGGATATTGTGCAAGAGGAGCAGGCATGGAAATCCATTCTGGATCAAAGCCGCTGCACGGTATCGGCTTATGACAATGGTCAGTTGATAGGCTTCGGGCGGGTTTCTCTGGAAGACTCGACGGGTATTACAAACTCAATGGTTTCATTGGTTGATCCGACTTACGCGCACAAAGGCGTCGACCAAACCATTCGTAAACTTTTGCAGGCTGAATGCTTTACAGAGCGGTTGGCCGTTCAGAAATCATCCCGATAG
- a CDS encoding aminotransferase class I/II-fold pyridoxal phosphate-dependent enzyme, which translates to MITEEEKRKSVKSMQDYLAPQVRAIPPSGIRKFFDLVSASKDVISLGVGEPDFVTPWHVRDAAVYALERGRTSYTSNAGMIELREAIAEYLHREFQTTYEPTNEVLVTVGGSEAIDLALRALIVPGDEVLIPEPCYVSYSPICSLTGGVPVGIETFAKDEFKLTAESLRASITERSKILVLCYPSNPTGAIMTREDWLPIAKVVEEHDLLVISDEIYAELTYGEKHVSFAALPGMKDRTILVSGFSKAFAMTGWRMGYACGHPDIISAMLKIHQYTVMCAPVMGQIAALEALTNGMEEKDRMVESYNQRRRLVVSGFREIGLQCHEPQGAFYAFPSIQSTGMTSEAFAQGLLTDARVAAVPGNVFGLGGEGFLRCSYAYSVTQLSEALDRIGQYMHRLKQG; encoded by the coding sequence ATGATAACTGAAGAAGAAAAGCGCAAGTCCGTGAAGTCGATGCAGGATTACCTTGCACCTCAGGTAAGAGCGATTCCGCCTTCGGGCATTCGGAAGTTTTTTGACCTTGTCAGCGCCAGTAAGGATGTGATCTCGCTTGGGGTTGGCGAGCCCGATTTCGTTACGCCTTGGCATGTGCGTGATGCGGCGGTGTATGCGCTGGAGCGGGGACGCACCAGCTACACCTCCAATGCGGGGATGATTGAACTTCGGGAAGCTATTGCGGAATACCTGCACCGGGAGTTTCAGACGACTTATGAGCCAACCAATGAAGTGCTGGTCACCGTCGGGGGCAGTGAAGCGATTGATTTGGCTTTGCGCGCACTGATCGTACCGGGCGATGAAGTATTAATCCCTGAGCCTTGCTATGTGTCGTATTCGCCGATATGTTCGCTTACCGGGGGCGTTCCGGTAGGAATCGAGACCTTCGCGAAGGATGAATTTAAATTGACAGCCGAATCGCTCAGAGCAAGTATAACAGAGCGTTCGAAGATTCTCGTTCTTTGCTATCCGAGCAACCCGACAGGCGCCATTATGACCCGTGAGGACTGGCTGCCCATTGCCAAAGTGGTTGAGGAGCACGACTTACTAGTCATCTCGGATGAAATCTATGCAGAACTCACATACGGAGAGAAGCATGTAAGCTTTGCTGCTTTGCCCGGTATGAAAGACCGGACGATTCTCGTCAGCGGATTTTCCAAGGCGTTTGCGATGACGGGTTGGCGCATGGGATACGCCTGCGGACATCCGGACATTATTTCGGCCATGCTGAAGATTCACCAGTACACTGTGATGTGCGCTCCGGTGATGGGGCAGATTGCCGCGTTAGAGGCGTTGACGAACGGCATGGAAGAGAAGGACCGCATGGTAGAATCGTATAATCAACGGCGCCGGTTGGTTGTCAGCGGGTTCCGGGAGATCGGCCTGCAATGCCACGAGCCGCAAGGCGCGTTTTACGCGTTTCCGTCGATTCAGTCGACAGGCATGACTTCCGAGGCCTTTGCGCAAGGACTGCTGACAGATGCTAGGGTCGCTGCTGTTCCGGGCAATGTGTTCGGACTGGGCGGGGAAGGCTTCCTGAGGTGTTCTTACGCGTATTCCGTTACGCAACTCAGTGAAGCGTTGGATCGCATCGGCCAGTATATGCACAGGTTGAAGCAGGGTTAA
- a CDS encoding type 2 periplasmic-binding domain-containing protein, with protein sequence MKQASRKIALVLLFTMILSLLAACAGNNGNTGNNGNEATEGTNTNTNGNTGTEQPAGEWAVKKFDPPVTVTSAIAIRDSDKLRGGDTPENNPITRYFEETNGIKTKWKWLLTDQNDALNQKIRLALASGEELPDVLAVGDAVLLNELIESGSIMSIDEAFEKYASPRTKEAYEKNKDVWQAVTKDGKKWALPQISDGFVGDPIMWIREDWLKAVNMKAPTNLEEFEAVLAAFKKKYPDKTPLAVTGKNTQSPLSGWMGDVQFLFGSTQPYIWDKDANGKLQYGSVQPTAKDALVKLNDWFNKGYISKEFGTHDEQKATSIFTAGDAGIVFGPGWMGGWPISDTLKNVKGSEVKAYELPSGIDGNVGRTGTKLAYNMYVFRKGFDNMEAIFQIWDAGLGYLLEDEKNPFAAGFGEGYDYVMKDGKPSWDVPEGNVELRYLLVAPGNKPPGMVEGPSIYERVLAGKKDTVYEQKVAFSSQPLSLEGNATALKQLDKAHRNLYIGAPTKTYSEKWTLLNTLETETFIKIVYGKAKPEAFDQFVKDWKAKGGDAITEEVNAWYEEVK encoded by the coding sequence ATGAAACAAGCAAGTAGAAAGATAGCTTTGGTTTTATTGTTCACCATGATCTTGAGTTTGTTAGCCGCATGTGCCGGTAACAACGGTAACACAGGCAACAACGGAAACGAAGCAACAGAAGGCACCAATACAAACACAAACGGTAACACAGGTACAGAACAACCTGCCGGCGAATGGGCCGTCAAGAAATTCGATCCGCCGGTAACCGTGACATCCGCGATTGCCATTCGCGACAGCGATAAGCTGCGGGGCGGAGATACGCCAGAGAATAATCCGATTACACGTTACTTCGAAGAGACGAACGGCATCAAGACGAAATGGAAATGGCTGCTGACGGATCAGAACGACGCGTTAAACCAGAAAATTCGACTGGCCCTCGCTAGCGGCGAGGAATTGCCGGATGTGCTCGCGGTCGGCGACGCTGTTTTGCTGAATGAACTCATTGAGTCCGGCTCCATCATGTCGATTGATGAAGCATTCGAGAAATACGCTTCCCCAAGAACGAAGGAAGCTTACGAGAAGAATAAAGATGTATGGCAAGCGGTAACGAAAGACGGCAAGAAATGGGCGCTTCCCCAAATCTCCGACGGCTTTGTCGGTGACCCGATTATGTGGATTCGCGAAGATTGGCTGAAGGCGGTTAACATGAAAGCGCCGACGAACCTGGAGGAATTTGAAGCGGTTCTGGCGGCATTCAAGAAGAAGTATCCGGACAAGACGCCACTAGCGGTAACAGGTAAGAATACGCAATCCCCGTTGTCCGGATGGATGGGCGACGTGCAATTCCTGTTTGGCAGTACCCAGCCTTATATTTGGGACAAGGACGCTAACGGCAAATTGCAATACGGTTCCGTACAGCCAACAGCTAAGGATGCATTAGTCAAATTGAATGACTGGTTTAACAAAGGTTATATCTCCAAAGAGTTTGGTACGCATGATGAGCAGAAAGCCACTTCCATCTTCACGGCAGGCGACGCGGGTATCGTGTTCGGACCGGGCTGGATGGGCGGATGGCCGATCAGCGACACGTTGAAGAACGTGAAAGGATCTGAAGTGAAAGCTTACGAGCTTCCATCAGGTATTGACGGCAATGTCGGGCGTACCGGCACCAAGTTGGCATATAACATGTATGTGTTCCGCAAAGGCTTCGATAATATGGAAGCGATTTTCCAAATCTGGGATGCGGGATTGGGTTACTTGCTTGAAGACGAGAAGAATCCGTTCGCAGCAGGCTTCGGCGAAGGCTACGACTATGTTATGAAAGACGGCAAACCAAGCTGGGATGTGCCGGAAGGCAATGTGGAATTACGTTACTTGCTGGTCGCTCCTGGAAATAAACCGCCGGGTATGGTAGAAGGACCGAGCATTTATGAACGTGTACTTGCAGGCAAGAAAGATACGGTCTATGAGCAGAAAGTAGCGTTCTCTTCTCAACCGCTCTCGCTGGAAGGCAACGCGACCGCCTTGAAGCAACTGGATAAAGCGCACCGCAACCTCTATATCGGCGCGCCGACCAAGACCTATTCGGAGAAGTGGACCCTCCTGAATACGCTTGAAACCGAAACATTCATCAAAATTGTATACGGTAAAGCCAAACCTGAGGCCTTCGATCAATTCGTTAAGGATTGGAAAGCTAAGGGCGGAGATGCCATCACTGAGGAAGTTAACGCATGGTATGAAGAGGTTAAATAA
- a CDS encoding arsenate reductase family protein: MALTVYQYPKCDTCRKAVKWLQAQGHDPVLIDIKEHPPSAKDLKKMLALSDLPLKKFFNTSGEVYKELGLKDKLASMSEDEQLALLAAHGMLIKRPLATDGKKVTLGFKPEAYNQEWAVKKA; this comes from the coding sequence ATGGCTTTAACTGTGTATCAGTATCCGAAGTGCGACACCTGCAGAAAAGCGGTGAAATGGCTGCAGGCGCAAGGTCACGATCCCGTTCTGATTGATATTAAAGAACATCCGCCCTCAGCAAAGGATTTAAAAAAGATGCTGGCGTTAAGCGATCTTCCCTTAAAGAAGTTTTTCAACACTTCAGGCGAAGTATATAAAGAACTGGGGCTGAAGGACAAGCTTGCTTCGATGAGTGAAGACGAGCAACTGGCGTTGCTTGCAGCACATGGAATGTTAATTAAGCGTCCTTTGGCTACGGATGGTAAGAAAGTAACATTAGGTTTCAAACCGGAAGCTTATAATCAGGAATGGGCTGTGAAAAAAGCGTAA
- a CDS encoding 5'-3' exonuclease translates to MMNEEPLLVTAKAPSILIVDSFALLFRGFFALAISGNYMRNSKGLYTNGLYQFTRYLMDAVTKFEPSHVICAFDMGSQTFRNELYPSYKANRGEPPLELLPQFDKLWELVEAMGIPCVGKPGYEADDVMGSLAKQYSAQGMKVSILTGDGDTLQLIDENTQIILTKKGFGNYEVVHHENLFELRGLTHPHQVIDIKALMGDPSDNYPGVKGIGAKTALKLIQEHATIDGVLENLELLPKGVRAKIEAEMDMLNLSRKLARIECEVDITCALEDCRMFVDRQRVIDIFEEFEFRSLMKLIG, encoded by the coding sequence ATGATGAATGAAGAACCATTACTGGTCACGGCCAAAGCGCCGTCGATCTTGATTGTAGACAGCTTTGCCTTGTTGTTTCGCGGGTTTTTCGCGCTTGCGATCAGCGGTAATTATATGCGTAATTCCAAAGGATTATACACGAACGGACTCTACCAATTTACCCGATATTTAATGGATGCGGTCACCAAGTTTGAACCGTCCCACGTCATATGCGCTTTTGATATGGGCAGCCAAACGTTCCGTAATGAGCTTTACCCTAGCTATAAAGCGAATCGGGGCGAACCGCCGTTGGAGCTGCTTCCGCAATTCGATAAGCTATGGGAGTTGGTCGAAGCGATGGGAATTCCTTGTGTCGGCAAGCCAGGTTACGAGGCGGATGATGTCATGGGCTCCTTGGCGAAGCAGTACTCGGCTCAGGGGATGAAAGTCAGTATTCTGACCGGTGACGGCGATACGTTGCAGCTCATTGATGAGAACACACAGATTATTCTAACGAAAAAAGGGTTCGGCAACTATGAAGTCGTTCATCACGAGAATTTATTCGAGTTGCGCGGTCTTACGCATCCGCATCAAGTTATCGACATTAAAGCTTTGATGGGTGATCCAAGCGATAACTATCCCGGCGTGAAGGGAATCGGTGCCAAAACAGCCCTGAAACTGATTCAGGAGCATGCCACCATTGACGGCGTTCTGGAGAATCTGGAGCTGCTGCCGAAAGGCGTCCGGGCCAAGATTGAAGCCGAGATGGACATGTTAAACCTGTCGCGTAAGCTGGCGCGGATCGAGTGCGAAGTGGATATTACTTGCGCCTTGGAAGATTGCCGCATGTTTGTGGATCGTCAGCGGGTTATTGATATATTTGAAGAGTTTGAATTCAGGTCGTTGATGAAGCTGATCGGGTAG
- a CDS encoding LytTR family transcriptional regulator DNA-binding domain-containing protein yields MRMPVLKRVDSETNELVMLDLNEVLFINIESRNIVYHTSNEKFYQITTLSELSEHLREQSFDILDKTNLVNMNKIKSLDSKYGKLYFEENPTSGSTFASVSALQQKIKKNDILRAIAANTNKSMEYTVKEPKLGYSLSAFRSTE; encoded by the coding sequence ATGAGAATGCCGGTATTGAAGCGAGTAGACAGTGAGACGAACGAACTGGTGATGCTGGATTTGAACGAGGTCTTGTTTATCAACATCGAAAGCCGGAATATCGTCTATCACACTTCCAACGAGAAGTTCTATCAGATCACGACATTATCCGAATTGAGCGAACATTTGCGAGAACAGAGTTTCGATATTCTGGACAAGACCAATCTCGTAAACATGAACAAGATTAAGAGTTTGGACAGCAAGTACGGTAAATTGTACTTCGAAGAGAATCCAACCTCAGGCAGCACGTTTGCTTCCGTTTCAGCCTTGCAGCAGAAGATCAAGAAGAACGATATTTTGCGGGCCATTGCAGCGAACACGAATAAAAGCATGGAATATACGGTAAAGGAGCCTAAACTGGGCTATAGCCTTTCCGCATTTCGTTCAACCGAATAA
- a CDS encoding aminotransferase class I/II-fold pyridoxal phosphate-dependent enzyme, which translates to MRIQASDRLSGLGSAIFAEVTEWKKEALERGRDLIDLGIGSPDQPPSPRVMEALRKAVSNPLNFGYPTSEGTPAFRGAVARWYKQKFNVHLDPEHEVLALMGSQDGLAHLALAVTNPGDIVLVPDPGYPIYTASLVLAGVTPYRMPLRAEDEYLPKWDAIPASVVKQAKLMILNYPSNPLSAVADLEFFQRCVDFARANDILIVHDLAYSEMAFDGFKPPSLLQIAGAKEVAVEFHSLSKSFNMAGCRIAFMVGHPEAVQCLKALKSNIDYGIFLAVQEAGIVALEEDLETADSVAACYERRRDVFIDCMTTAGWPMVPPKATMFVWAKVPEGWSSRQISREILISTGVAVIPGDAFGAEGEGYVRIALVQNEDRLREAARRIGYFLREHHRKQTS; encoded by the coding sequence GTGCGAATTCAAGCATCGGACCGGCTGTCGGGATTGGGGTCAGCGATCTTTGCCGAGGTTACCGAATGGAAGAAGGAAGCGCTGGAACGGGGCCGTGATTTAATTGATCTTGGCATCGGAAGTCCGGATCAACCTCCTTCGCCTCGTGTGATGGAAGCGCTCCGAAAAGCGGTAAGCAACCCTCTCAATTTCGGCTACCCGACCTCCGAAGGAACACCGGCATTTCGTGGGGCGGTTGCCCGCTGGTATAAGCAGAAATTCAATGTCCACCTGGATCCCGAACATGAAGTCTTGGCCTTGATGGGCTCCCAGGACGGATTAGCGCATCTGGCGCTGGCGGTGACGAATCCCGGGGACATTGTGCTGGTGCCGGACCCGGGTTACCCGATCTATACGGCAAGTCTTGTGTTGGCCGGGGTAACGCCTTACCGGATGCCCTTGCGAGCGGAGGATGAATATTTGCCGAAATGGGACGCCATTCCTGCTTCCGTTGTGAAGCAAGCGAAGCTTATGATTCTCAATTATCCGAGCAATCCGTTGTCCGCGGTGGCGGATTTGGAGTTTTTTCAGAGGTGTGTTGATTTTGCCCGTGCGAATGATATTCTCATTGTCCATGATCTGGCTTATTCCGAAATGGCCTTTGACGGTTTCAAGCCGCCCAGTCTCCTGCAGATTGCGGGCGCTAAAGAAGTTGCCGTAGAGTTCCATTCCTTATCAAAGAGCTTTAATATGGCGGGCTGTCGCATCGCGTTTATGGTCGGGCATCCGGAAGCGGTGCAGTGTCTCAAGGCATTGAAATCGAACATCGATTACGGTATTTTTCTCGCCGTTCAGGAGGCGGGCATCGTCGCGCTTGAAGAGGATCTAGAGACTGCAGATTCGGTAGCGGCATGTTACGAGCGAAGGCGAGATGTGTTTATCGATTGCATGACAACCGCCGGTTGGCCGATGGTCCCTCCTAAAGCAACGATGTTTGTGTGGGCCAAAGTACCCGAGGGTTGGAGTTCTCGACAAATTTCCCGGGAAATCCTGATTTCGACAGGCGTGGCTGTGATTCCGGGGGATGCTTTTGGTGCCGAAGGCGAAGGATACGTGCGAATAGCTCTTGTTCAAAATGAGGATAGACTGCGCGAAGCGGCTCGACGAATCGGATATTTTTTGCGGGAACATCATAGAAAACAAACTTCCTAA
- a CDS encoding MGH1-like glycoside hydrolase domain-containing protein, which yields MGASMPGLITNNEEVNKAFRIALGDMTGNIVPYEEGLLEQAEMCLMAGLDYNTPWTRDTAINTWNGAGLLVPEVTKHTLLSLLERKEGGLLVIGGQYWDKISWVNGAWFQYLYTGDTAFLRIAYEASVNTIQQLEHEEFSENLGLFRGAACYGDGVAAYPDVYARTADGSSSILKWTEHNVEHAAVKGHGLPMHALSTNALYYKAYTILQQMERALEPGHEGMSWYIKADALKTAINQRFWNDVKGSYNYLVDPFGGSDAQEGMGIAFAVLFGIADESQIASLASSMYTAPAGLPCLWPNFERYESADGMSFGRHSGTVWPHIQAFWGEAMLRNGYREQFAHEFGRMTQYAVRDGHFAEIYHPINGSLYGGLQEEEESLYGMPYFTVSPDGMHIWKSCHRQTWCATGYIRMILQGMIGMEFRNDGIAFAPHLPANMNTLKLSNLAYRDALLHVNLQGEGRRIVSFKVNGEKREPFISAEHQGNITVEIILST from the coding sequence ATGGGCGCAAGCATGCCAGGATTAATAACGAACAACGAGGAGGTCAACAAAGCCTTCAGAATCGCGCTTGGCGACATGACGGGGAATATCGTCCCTTATGAGGAAGGGCTGCTTGAGCAAGCGGAAATGTGCTTGATGGCAGGATTGGACTATAATACCCCTTGGACAAGAGACACGGCGATCAACACGTGGAACGGAGCGGGACTTCTGGTCCCGGAAGTTACAAAGCATACGCTTCTTTCCTTATTAGAGCGCAAGGAAGGCGGACTTCTGGTTATCGGCGGACAATATTGGGATAAAATCAGTTGGGTTAACGGCGCATGGTTTCAATATCTATACACGGGAGACACCGCTTTCCTGCGCATAGCTTATGAAGCTTCTGTAAATACGATACAACAGCTTGAACACGAAGAATTTTCAGAGAATCTGGGATTATTCCGAGGCGCAGCATGCTATGGAGACGGCGTTGCGGCTTATCCCGATGTGTATGCCCGCACCGCGGACGGTTCCAGCTCGATCCTGAAATGGACGGAGCATAATGTGGAGCACGCAGCCGTTAAAGGACATGGGTTGCCAATGCACGCGCTGTCAACCAATGCCCTTTACTATAAGGCATATACCATTTTACAGCAGATGGAGAGAGCGCTTGAACCGGGGCACGAAGGCATGTCTTGGTACATCAAGGCGGATGCGCTTAAAACCGCAATCAATCAGCGTTTCTGGAATGATGTAAAGGGAAGCTATAACTACCTCGTTGATCCGTTTGGCGGGTCGGATGCTCAAGAAGGCATGGGTATTGCCTTCGCGGTTCTGTTCGGCATCGCGGATGAGTCGCAGATCGCATCGTTGGCCTCATCTATGTACACCGCGCCTGCCGGTTTGCCGTGTCTGTGGCCGAACTTTGAGCGTTATGAAAGTGCGGACGGGATGTCATTTGGCCGGCATAGCGGTACGGTGTGGCCACACATTCAAGCGTTCTGGGGAGAGGCGATGCTGCGCAACGGATACCGTGAGCAATTTGCACACGAGTTCGGAAGAATGACCCAATATGCGGTGCGGGACGGACACTTTGCGGAGATCTATCATCCGATTAACGGCTCATTGTACGGCGGTCTGCAGGAAGAAGAAGAATCATTGTACGGTATGCCGTACTTTACAGTATCCCCGGACGGCATGCATATCTGGAAGTCCTGCCACCGACAAACGTGGTGCGCTACTGGTTACATTCGTATGATCTTACAGGGGATGATCGGCATGGAATTCCGAAATGACGGCATCGCCTTTGCGCCTCATTTGCCTGCCAACATGAATACGCTGAAGTTAAGCAACCTTGCATACAGAGATGCCTTGCTGCATGTAAACCTGCAAGGGGAAGGCCGCCGAATTGTTTCATTTAAAGTAAACGGCGAGAAGCGGGAGCCTTTTATATCCGCTGAACATCAGGGGAATATAACGGTAGAAATCATATTATCCACATAA
- a CDS encoding Lrp/AsnC family transcriptional regulator: MNDFKHKILDILKEDSRRSTNEIAVMLGVPEEGVIVAIAEMEADHVIVKYSTVVNWSKVDEEKVTALIEVQITPERGRGFDAIAERIYLYPEVKSVYLMSGAYDLLVEIEGKNLREAAMFVSNKLSPIDAVLSTKTHFILKKYKQDGIIFEDKEDDHRLVISP; encoded by the coding sequence ATGAATGATTTTAAACACAAAATATTGGATATTCTCAAAGAGGATTCCAGAAGATCGACGAACGAAATTGCCGTTATGCTCGGTGTTCCCGAGGAAGGTGTGATCGTCGCCATTGCCGAAATGGAAGCGGATCACGTTATCGTGAAATACTCTACAGTGGTCAACTGGAGCAAAGTGGATGAAGAGAAAGTCACAGCCTTGATTGAAGTGCAGATTACTCCGGAACGCGGACGCGGTTTCGATGCCATTGCGGAACGCATTTATTTGTATCCCGAAGTGAAGTCGGTGTATCTGATGTCGGGAGCGTACGATCTGCTCGTTGAAATTGAAGGTAAGAACCTGAGGGAAGCGGCTATGTTCGTCTCCAATAAATTGTCTCCGATTGACGCGGTTTTATCTACCAAGACTCATTTTATATTGAAGAAGTACAAACAAGACGGGATTATCTTTGAAGATAAAGAGGATGATCATCGGCTGGTAATCTCACCGTAA